The sequence AGTAATGGCTCGTGGCACGTGACTTTCTGGCATATGGTATTGGGGTTTGGGGGAGTGTTTTGGAAAATAGGAGAGCGACTACGGTTGGGGGAGTTGAGGGACCACACTTGCCTGCTTTTGTCACCATTATAAGAAATTGGAACTTTCTTTCTAATCTTAATCAGTTGCCCACtcaattttcttctttgttgtGACATGTCAGTTGAAAAAATGTAAATGGATACATGGCCCCACATGGTCCATCACCATCCGATTGGAACAAGAGCATCAAAATTCTGACTTCCTCGTGGAAGACCTCCATTTCTCTGATTTTGAGCTTTtgctccttctccttcttcttttacccaccaaaaataaaagaaaatattaaaaaaaaacataaaaggaattaataaaataatatctaaaaatattttttaatttaaaatgttgTATAGCAGATTTCCAATTTCCAATctccaatttattttatattactggaatctttaaaataatttaaacttaataatagaatgtttaaaaaaattaaaataactattcttttattgataagttaatcaattttttctcatattatttgtaaattgagggttaattaattttttcttctcatattatttgtaaattgagaattaattaattttttcaatttctaaaccttttattaaattgatacaaataaattataaattgaatatctAACGTGCAatggtttttaaatttgaaagcttaattttgtaaattagaTCCTTTTCAACATggatatgaaaaattaaaactatcatTTGATGAGAAAGTAATAAGTTGCCTAAGGTGATCTCTtaaatatttacccaaaaaaggtAGTCTCTTAAATGGACTATTTATCTCGCAATTTCAGTCCTTGTTTTAATAGATGATGATTagaataaatatatctataaatatctAAGTTGATAATTTTAAGTGCttataataaacttttattaaaaaaattaaaaaaaaatggcaatttGAGGGGTTGAGGTTTGTCCACCCattatggaattttttattttattttatttttgggtaatagCTCCATTATCAATCTTGGGCGTGAAATAGTCAAAATATCTTGTACTACTGGCTTCAGTAACATCTTACATGACACCTGaatcaccaaaatatatatatatatatatatatatatatctcagtTGTACctgaataattaccaaaaaaaaaatctcatacgcACTTGAATGACATCCAAAATCAGTAGTACTATTCTGTCAGGAAAAATGTAATCAGTAGTACCAAAGATAAAGAAGACGTAGTACTTTCTGGCAAGCCAAAGGAGCCACGTCACCGTGGTCACGTGACTATAACGATACTGGTTCAAAAGTTTAAACTCAATAATACAAGCCTCATTATGCGAgataataaacaaccaaaagctcattttttgttttttttttttttaaaaaaaaaaaaaaaacacttccgAGCATTTTGGTAGAAAAACATGTTTATATTGAAGTAAacgtttttatttttgacaagTTGCAATAACACATACTGAATCTAGAAGTAGCATATGCTCTCGAATATAATATAAGATTACAATTCAATAGCATTATTTTCAAAAGCTCCATAAGcaataatttttatacttttttattcttttttttattatgtataataatttttcttcgtTATCCAAATTCAtccaattataaattaaaatattaaaattttaatgaaattaatcaGTAATATACTAAGAAGATCTCTTCTTATATCCATTGAATATTACTGGATTTATATAATTACACTGgattgtattttaaaaatcaaatttgaattaTTGATGAGATAAGTGCTTGCAATGATATGACTTGATGAGAAAttgacaaatataaaatattatacaaatataatatgttattaagtaataaatttatgttgtttttttcaaataacaaGAAGCTAGTTTTACACACTAACACATGTGTGTTAGTGTGTACagtatttatttcattttaattaattacactATTACGCACTAAACAAGTATTCTATCTATCCCTTTTTTCCATCCATTTTAATTCATCATATTgactttcaaaaaataataataataataataataatgggtaACATTGACTTTCATTTAATCTCACCTGCAACGATAAATAAGAATTGTACTACATATTTCGTCTgagatatataaattttgaaaacttagGGCCCCTAACGAGGGTCAATGGTTATCACTTCGGTGGGCGTGCCGATTGATGAAGCTTGGCTTCCTTATGGCTTTTGAGCTTCCCATTTCAAAGTGGCAAATTTGCTTTTACTTTTAAAGGCCAAAGGCATGCTCAATTTGCTTTGTGCAATGAACTTTTttctatacatattttttttgcttgatttGTGCATTGACCTTTGTGTACTAATTCAACTATCCTTAGATAAAAACACCCCTATAAAATGGGTTAATGGTGGAGTTTTAAAggctaattaatataaaatataagatcAGGCAATCAAAGTCTTAGTGGGATATGGAATTCCATACCATTCTTTTTGTAGCATTTTAAatattgagaaaaagaaaaccctGTTGGGAAATGATTAACTTTTTCCATTGCTTGTACTTGGAATAGATAATACTTTTACTAAAAAGGACAATTTGACAAAACTTCATTCTTAAGTAGTGTCTTTATcttcaccaaagaaaaaaaagcagtgtgtttatcatattatattttatatatgtataaacataAGTAAACAACAAAGCAAATTActaacaattataaaagaaaaataaaaaagaaaaagctctgAAATAAACACTAAAAAACCTATTTATCATAAAAATCAACAACTCTGACTTAGTCAAATTACCATCAATTGGCAATTCAAAAACGAAATTTTCCATGTATTAGCCTATTTTGTGGAGTGGGGATTCTCGTCTTCccgttataaaaaataataataataataataataatatttttttaaaaatatattatacattcataaaatttattcacaattattaatataattatatttcagtataaaagaattatataaaaatataaatataaaatatattttattaataatatatatataaataggacAAAAATATAATCTGACATTAATTCCGATTTGGATATGGAGTTTTTACCTCGTTTCCACCCCGATTTCCCGTTTAATCTGGAATTTTCCAATCCCATGGAAATCATGAAATGGAGAATATTAGGGGCTGACTGAAAATTAGATGGAATTTAAAGGTGCAAAATATAAATAGTTAGATCATGGAGTGAAGATAAATGAGGGCTCCATTTGTAATAGATGGAGCAAAACTTCGGTCATTCAGTTGAGAGGTCATCCAacgagagaaaaagagagatgcCACGTGTGGAGCTATAATTGACAATAAATgtataaatgaaaatgtttATGTAGTGGGGATAATGGGTTCCGTGAACCGTGGGATAAGGTAGTTATACATattacttgtatatatatatatatatatatatgtttcagaacgacatttaaaaaaaaaaaagagtggaaagagaAAGGTTGGCCTTTATATATGCGTATGCCCAAAacgctaaatatatatattatattattttataaataaaaatatagctaGTGGAAGACATGTCGGCAACAATCTTCTTCTACAGCTTAAGGACCCACCACTGACGTGACCATCTCCGTGGAGAAAAATGCGACCCTTTCTTTATTTTGCCTCATTGtctatacattaaaaaaaaaaaaagaaaaaggaaaaatacatatCAACTTCTTGTGGGTTCCATTTGGTTCTTGTCTTTgttgttgtctttttttttttaaaaaaaaaaaaaatcaaagaaagttTTTTCTTGGATTTTCATATGGATATGCATGGTATGGATAATTTCATTGGTTGTTGATGTtaataaattgatattaaataatttattgaaaatggatttttttttttcacatgacTAAAAAATGCGGAATTCTGTTTTTCAGATTGACACAGTttagcaataattttttttttttgtttttaatgttcGTCGATCATAGCATAAATTGATATATTACCTGCAGATCTCTATTGGTGGGAAATTAAGTAGCATTTTTTCTATGAAATAAGGATCATTTAGAGGGCACTAGCGAGGTGGCTTGTTGTTtgtcaaatattatttaaatgttGTTTTGGTTTATTAAAATACATAGATATACGTTTAAATGTCAATAATTGAAGAGTTTGGTTTTTCTCGCTTGGTTGGTTGGCATAGAAGAACACTGTGGACGGCGATATGTCCATTTAATCTATACATAACCTTTTGATGGCTAATATTACAAGGGTAAAAAAGAGACCCCATTGATCATTGTTCTTAGAAATGATCttcattttgttatatatattttggtataacgctttgttatgtttttaaaacatatatatttgttctGTTTGCTGTCTAATAAAGTTTTGCAttccttataaaaaaaaaaataaaaaattcagataACATTTTAAGTGATACTCACTACATGGACTTTGTTAAATTAACGTCACCATTCTTTATCTAAAACAATAATTCATATATAGAAAATGATGACAAAGTTTAGttaaattttaccaattttcttaataaaaatttttctttatgattttaactttatattttctgtgtcaaaattttttaaaacaatattatagaagttaattttgtgttttaaagaatttttttcccctaaaagtAATGGATTCATATTTGTAAAGAGTCAGACTTATTGTGCATCATGAGGAAaagttgaaaaacaaataaaatgttcgcgaaaaatatacatatttcttaatacatattaaattagAAGCTAGAGATTTTAATATGGTTTTGGAAAAtcacataattaaaaaatgtgccaaaaaaaaaaagaaaagaaaagaaaaaaggtggaaaaagaggtgaaaaaaaggaaaaagaaaaggaattatATTATTGGGGAAAAAGTGAGTCGATTGAAAACTTCTCATTTGATAAagttgtgaaaaaaaataaaaaaaaaagaataataatgcaCATGATGGAATTTGACCAAACTTTGGTGGCCACTTTGTAAATTGGTGTTCAACTTTCAATTTaaatatgtaattattatttgtttggtaaataatttatttttattaatagatCTCGGTagagtgttttttttgtttttttttttgggagaaaataTTCGGGTAGAGTGCAGGTGCACTTTGCTTTGCGTAACCACTAGATCAATGTTGGTTCTGATCGCAATCCGACGGCTACAAAAGCATCATGTTTTCCAAGTTGAACCTCCCCATTTTTGCTGGATTTCTGTTTTTCTGGCGGGTGGTTTTTGGGTATGTCTCTCTTTAGTCTTTACTCACTCCACACCTTAGAAGCAGATCTAAACGGCGACCACACAGTTATTTCCTTcggtttcttctttttcacttgctttatattgaaatttctttttcaatatcaaaaggaactgattttgtttttgctttttaatttcGTTTTTTGCTTCAGCGGGGTTGAATTAGTTGCAGTAAATTCCCATCTGGTTTTCACAATCCAGTTTCTGAATTCCGAAGTAAATGAGGTACGGTACGGATatctactttttaatttttggatattaattattaaacagttcTATCGCATCGGTGGTTTTTTATGTTTGAATTacgattttgattttttgacgTCGAACACTGTAAATTTTCCACCGagtaaacacaaaaaaaaaaaaaaaaagaaaaaaaaaagaggttggtGATAAATTTGGggctaaattaatattatacaaacaaaaaacatgCAAATTAATACATAAAGCTGTTTAAAAATACGAGAGGATTGGTATATAAGCCTTTAGATTCTCTCCCTAGGGATGATGATGATAGattatagattgaaaaaatttCGGTTCTGGTTCTGCACTGGCtgtgaaagaaaattttcttttcttcaaattttatatataatttattgtagTTGAGCAATTAAGCAATGATTCAATAAGAACAAACTCTTCGGGCTCTACCAGTTGAAATCTTTCTTGAACTACTTACGAGAGTTCTTCAAAAACCTCAATAGGTGTTATTTGCAGATTAGAACTGGTCTTTGAGATGAAAATCCCATGCAAGACATTGTTTCGTTATTccctttcttttaaaatttgattaagtTGACGTGCCTAATTCGAAAAGTTTTTGAATTACTCATTGATTTGTTGGGGATAATTGAATGCTTGATGCATTGGGACCTTTTAATTAGGCGAAAAGTCCCTTTCGTTACCTTCCGTTTTCAGTATCGACTAGATTTGTGTTTTGTGAACTTCCATCTCGGATTTTATTCAGCCTAACTCTATGAAGAGTCATGATGTGTCAGACATTGCCTTACTAGTCTGCATATGGATGGGTCTCTAACAGTATCAATGTGACTTGAAAACGTATATGcctaaaattgcagaaaaggAATTCGAAGACGAGATAAAATCCATCTAGTCTTCTGAAACCTGTCTTCGGTGTATGCTTTGCTGCAtaattttgccaaatttcttGTTTAGTGCAAATCTTGTCGTAGTAGAGAATAGAGAGACATCTATTGATTCATGATCCCCAGGTACCCCAGATCAACCTTAACCAACCTTCTAGCATTTCTAGGTTGTTACTTGTAACTTGGTAGCTACTGCTTTTGGCACTTTAGGAACCtgaatgctatatatatatcagacaaATTAGTCAACATGATACGTATACTCATACAAGCAACACCAGAGTTGGGCCCTTCTTTCCAATTGATCATAAGACTATTTTTTCATATGAGTTGGATATCTCCTTTTACCTGCCCACCAAAACAAGATAAcagcaaaaatatttttgaggaCACAAGTAGGAGAAAAATCATTCCAGTGACATGATTAGTGAACAAAACTGGAAGTTGAAAGGAACTGAGTTCATGATCTCCCTTAATGGTCCATTTCCGGTTGTTCCCGTTTAGCTGGTGAATCTGTTATCAGGATTCAATTGCTCTGGTAAATCAATATGTCATTAGTAAGGGACTATCTTCATGTTTATCATAaaagaaggatttttttttcttcatatatatatatatatatatattaataaatttttcccCTCAGTTTTCTCAAGTTGGAGTCTTAACTTATTTGATGGAAGTCTGCCGGTTTAATGGGGAATGTCTTTTGGGATTAAATATCTGCAATCTAGGAAGAGAGAATGTATCATTTATTTCCAAGGAAAAAATATGCTATGTAGGGAAAAGAATGAACTACGAAGTAAAAGAATGCCCTACTTCCTAGATGATGTATTAACAGTACATTTAATGAGTCATGACTGAGTAatctgatttttgttttgttttcagcATCACAAccgtaagaaaataataagagaaaaaagaaaagacccTCCAATTTCTCCACAAGGGAATGATTCTTCCTTTTGTGCTGTAACTTCTCCTTGATACTCTTGTGAAAAGAGGTTGCAATAGACCCACTTAGATTCTTGAAACTTAGACATCATCACTGGTAAGTAGGCCACTTTCTTCGTCGTTGTTGTTGTCCTCttcttctctctccctctctttacCTTCTCCAACTGAAGTCAGCTCTGCGGCTCGCCTGCTTTGGTGCTTCCAATCTGTTCGAAGTAATGTGTACAGCAGCATAGACAGACAAGAAAACTGAGCCGATAGTAGCCCAATCCAAAGCCCCAGAAAACCAATTTTGAACGAGAAAGTTGCAATAATAGCAACTGGCAATCCAACGACGTAAAATGCAAACAAGTTTATTCTGGCACCGAGATTAGGACGTGCAGTACCTGTTAAGACTCCACAGGCTGCTGTTTGTGGAGTGTTGCAGAGTTCACACAGTCCCAGCACTGGCAGTGCCGTTGAAATTAAATCAAGAATCTGTTGTTCATCTGTGTACAACTTTCCCCACGACTTCCTCATCACTGTCATGAAAATGAAGGCTGAGAGTCCAAACGCAAATGCCACTGTGAGCCCTATTATGGTTGTCCACTGGGCACGGCTTGGTTGCCCAGCGCCCAAGGCATGGCCAACTCGTGTTGTCAAGCCGGCACTTAAAGAAATTGGGAACACATACAACAGCCCTGTTGTTTGAATCAGGATGCCCATCGCCGCCACACTGGCCTGTGGATTGCTCAATAAACCGCAGAGAAACAGCATAATCTCATACCACCACCATTCCAAGCACACCGAGACACAGCTTGGAAGTGATAAACTCAGCAATGGTTTCCAGTCTTGAAAGGCTGAGAGAATTGTAATGCCATGCCAAGGTTTCAAAGGTTTACTAGAGACTGCTAGATAAATCACCAACCCAACATCTAAGTTCAAAGTGTTGAAAGCAAGAGCCAATGCTACCCCTTCCACACCCAATTTCATGTATGTCACCAGGAAGTAGTTGATCGGGAGGTGAAGGATAGCAGAGCAAGTGGCGGCGATGGTTAGAGGAACAGTCAAGCCTTGAGTTCTTAAGAAGATCCTTAATGGATGGAGATGAGCTTGAGCTAGCAATTCTGGAATGGAAAAAAACATGTAAACCTTGGCTACTTTTGTGATTTCTGGGTCCTGACCCAGCCATATAAAGATGGTTTCAACATTCAACCATAAGATTGAAATGGGTAGAGAAACGAGTAGAAGGAGACAGAGAGTTTTCTGGAAAGTTTGGCTGATAACTGACCATCTTTTTGCTCCATAAGCTTGGCAACATATCGGGTCCATACCCGTGGCGAGGCCTCTGAGGATAGAGTTGCCGGTGATGTTTCCAAACCCAAGTGCCAATGAACCTCCGGCTAGCTCTATTTTCCCTAGACGACCCAAGAAGAGCATGGAAATAATGGACCTGGAGTATATAAGCAGGGTTGTCATTATTATGGGACATGCAATCTTCACTAATGATCGCATCTCTTCGCTCACCTGCATGAGATTCACGTTGTCTGCATTGTCAAGTAACACATACAGGTTGCTACTATTCCTTAATTTAGTTAACAAATTGCACAATACATAATGAATCTATCACTAAGATTCTACAGACCCACAGAGAAATTgcgaaaaacaaagaaaataacatGGTAATATCCCAGAAAATTGGTCAGAATCTTATATTACTAAGTAAGCAAAATCCCAGTGCGACTTAGGTAGATGCTTACATTACAAAAAACGCTGCCGTTTCTTGATTGAATAATGAAGCATAATTTGGatgtttgtatatttatttccTTTCCGACAATcaagtgaaaatgttaaagAAATGAAGTAGTGGGTGAATTGGGTCAGATCTATTTTTTGAGTATTATCTTCCCCAAAAGTCAAGCCACTATAAAAAGAGAATGCTAACCCCTTTTTCCGGTTTTCCCAAAAGAATCTAGAGCTTCCATGCATAATGAATCCTGTATAATGTTGATTCAACATATAACGCATAATTTTTGGCCATTTGATATTCTGGAGTCAAGCTCTTGCAATTCTGAATTAgagaagataaaataaaataaaataaaagattttttttttctttttttaacatatcaAGTTAAAATAACAATATCCAATGTCTTTATGAGTTTCATTATGGTGggtcaaatataaaaatacatgaaAGATAACATTTTCTTACATTAACGTATTCTTTACCCCAATAATTGTCGGAATTCGATCCATTTATTAAGTTAAAtgggaaaataaagaaaagtggGTCAGCAGGATTCGCTGAAGAGTACGTTGAcctatttcaaattttcaatt comes from Ziziphus jujuba cultivar Dongzao chromosome 6, ASM3175591v1 and encodes:
- the LOC107409493 gene encoding protein DETOXIFICATION 53; translation: MCPGTESRGIINGRELLIPKDGGEDYHEDKMRARDHEQVGAGGFNVQGFLQRYLPADSFLRTLPLSEVSEEMRSLVKIACPIIMTTLLIYSRSIISMLFLGRLGKIELAGGSLALGFGNITGNSILRGLATGMDPICCQAYGAKRWSVISQTFQKTLCLLLLVSLPISILWLNVETIFIWLGQDPEITKVAKVYMFFSIPELLAQAHLHPLRIFLRTQGLTVPLTIAATCSAILHLPINYFLVTYMKLGVEGVALALAFNTLNLDVGLVIYLAVSSKPLKPWHGITILSAFQDWKPLLSLSLPSCVSVCLEWWWYEIMLFLCGLLSNPQASVAAMGILIQTTGLLYVFPISLSAGLTTRVGHALGAGQPSRAQWTTIIGLTVAFAFGLSAFIFMTVMRKSWGKLYTDEQQILDLISTALPVLGLCELCNTPQTAACGVLTGTARPNLGARINLFAFYVVGLPVAIIATFSFKIGFLGLWIGLLSAQFSCLSMLLYTLLRTDWKHQSRRAAELTSVGEGKEREREEEDNNNDEESGLLTSDDV